One segment of Panicum virgatum strain AP13 chromosome 3K, P.virgatum_v5, whole genome shotgun sequence DNA contains the following:
- the LOC120696691 gene encoding uncharacterized protein LOC120696691 encodes MERTPRLIWAALARLPPPPDPWIIIGGRPGRGEVGDGAAGGEGVFAEEDGSRAVGGGKAGSNKPAGGPGWDAAGGCEGSGGKRPGRDAVAGHRGGQGGEGGGGGGEDGGAGRGGPPTAPTRDGQDDDTVGAGCGLALTATSNDQRYNPYTDLLLCGTPRSAIWKQAWYSRPLLLHDKYLVCAKKSVGTSAVVGGGEPFVDVSQEMTAILNNHPGPIGSFRVETSKWTHDCVIRTWLKILSNKSAAQVSVLNLGHETSTAFPIEEMQSPNLQDLHLGFMRIPDLDLLCFNYSALQVIWLYCCSFQGLKLSWIIQDCVCLRELHIGFCTENLKVNSKSLELVEIWGTSAEWLVIECAPKLTVLGTSIMPRVAHTPVKPKRCFPKVSISINCAPCLKTMNHLLLPYHKITVDSIPIIMECAAWTSIEILKIGLNMSNRSQRDGLHKILDFVPKLHQLCILHLDKVDHAEGFEVAIDCPFDDINQVICVATCLESFAIQEFRGGPAELHMIQSVLRHAPCLLKLNTIPSRSCSQRQIRQATAEIGSYRRLSEACHVNHHSPNE; translated from the exons ATGGAGCGCACCCCGCGCCTGATCTGGGCCGCCCTCGCAAGGCTCCCCCCGCCACCGGACCCATGGATCATCATCGGTGGAAGGCCGGGACGAGGTGAGGTCGGCGACGgcgctgctggaggcgagggcGTCTTCGCTGAAGAAGACGGCAGCCGCGCCGTTGGGGGAGGAAAGGCGGGCAGCAACAAGCCCGCGGGAGGCCCTGGCTGGGACGCCGCGGGTGGCTGTGAGGGTAGCGGCGGCAAGCGCCCAGGCCGGGACGCCGTGGCTGGCCATCGGGGAGGTCAAGGGGGcgaaggaggcggaggaggaggcgaagaCGGCGGGGCAGGCCGCGGCGGGCCTCCCACGGCTCCTACCAGAGACGGCCAAGATGACGACACCGTGGGGGCAGGTTGCGGCTTGGCTCTCACGGCTACCAGCAATGATCAGCGGTACAATCCCTACACTGATCTTCTTCTATGTGGGACACCTCGATCGGCAATTTGGAAACAGGCTTGGTACAGTAGGCCGCTGCTTCTCCATGACAAGTATCTAGTGTGCGCAAAGAAATCTGTGGGCACATCAGCTGTAGTTGGTGGTGGTGAGCCTTTTGTGGACGTGTCTCAAGAAATGACGGCAATTCTCAATAACCATCCTGGTCCGATCGGTAGCTTTCGTGTGGAGACATCAAAATGGACACATGATTGTGTAATTCGCACTTGGCTTAAAATACTGTCCAACAAATCTGCAGCTCAAGTCTCAGTTTTGAATTTGGGACACGAAACCAGCACTGCATTCCCCATCGAAGAAATGCAAAGTCCAAATCTTCAAGATTTGCACCTGGGTTTTATGAGAATCCCTGATCTGGATCTTCTTTGCTTCAACTACTCAGCTTTGCAAGTGATTTGGCTGTACTGCTGCTCCTTTCAAGGTCTGAAACTTTCATGGATCATACAAGACTGTGTGTGTTTGAGGGAGCTCCACATCGGGTTTTGCACTGAAAATTTAAAGGTCAATTCGAAAAGTTTAGAGCTGGTGGAGATATGGGGTACCTCAGCAGAATGGTTAGTGATTGAGTGTGCGCCGAAACTGACTGTTTTAGGTACTTCAATCATGCCAAGAGTTGCCCATACACCGGTGAAACCAAAAAGATGCTTCCCAAAAGTTTCAATTTCCATCAATTGTGCTCCTTGCTTGAAGACAATGAATCATCTTCTACTCCCCTATCACAAGATCACTGTTGATAGCATCCCCATCATCATG GAGTGTGCAGCATGGACATCCATTGAAATCTTGAAGATAGGTTTGAACATGTCGAATCGCTCTCAAAGAGACGGTCTACATAAAATATTGGACTTTGTGCCGAAGTTGCACCAACTCTGCATTTTG CACCTAGATAAAGTTGATCATGCTGAAGGATTTGAAGTGGCAATTGATTGTCCATTTGATGATATCAACCAAGTTATATGTGTTGCAACGTGTCTAGAAAGCTTTGCAATTCAGGAGTTTAGAGGTGGACCAGCAGAGCTTCACATGATCCAGAGTGTCCTGAGGCACGCTCCATGCCTACTGAAGCTCAATACCATTCCTTCTCGGTCTTGTTCGCAGAGACAGATTCGTCAAGCAACGGCTGAGATTGGGAGTTATAGAAGACTCTCTGAAGCCTGCCATGTCAATCACCACTCTCCCAATGAATAA